From Oreochromis niloticus isolate F11D_XX linkage group LG14, O_niloticus_UMD_NMBU, whole genome shotgun sequence, one genomic window encodes:
- the zgc:152863 gene encoding sushi domain-containing protein 6 produces MSASVLSPWPCGPVSLVCGLFLLASSPLLTAGKMNCTHPLVPEYGGFRCDPSPCQGFPHKTTIRLFCESGYQMRASYSRCHNGKWHPPISACIPMKGNPIPKPDDSMPSMATTAVGVSIFLLTTTACLVLKSRLYPCQSHSRRSSDQLDLMVDGLPVSLPSYEEAVYGSWGQRIPACSAPGPTQLLLAQEAPGCQQSSPSSQSDGSHCPLLSGQSPDNPPPPYEEVQSPHARDRMNNGDVLQLHVALSDDKDT; encoded by the exons ATGTCGGCCTCAGTCCTCTCTCCATGGCCGTGTGGACCCGTCAGTCTGGTCTGTGGACTCTTCCTGCTGGCCTCCTCACCACTCCTCACTGCAG gcAAAATGAACTGCACTCACCCTCTGGTGCCAGAATATGGAGGTTTCCGCTGCGATCCCTCCCCGTGCCAAGGCTTCCCTCACAAGACCACCATCCGTCTCTTCTGTGAATCAGGATACCAGATGAGGGCCTCATACTCCAGGTGCCACAACGGGAAGTGGCACCCTCCTATATCTGCCTGCATCCCCATGAAAG GCAATCCTATCCCAAAACCAGATGACTCAATGCCCAGCATGGCCACGACTGCGGTGGGTGTGTCCATCTTCCTGCTCACCACCACCGCCTGCCTGGTCCTCAAGTCCCGGCTCTACCCCTGTCAATCACACAG ccgTCGCTCCTCAGACCAGCTGGACCTGATGGTGGACGGGCTTCCCGTTTCCCTTCCCTCCTATGAGGAGGCGGTGTATGGCAGCTGGGGGCAGCGCATCCCTGCCTGCTCAGCCCCTGGGCCCACGCAGCTCCTCCTGGCTCAGGAGGCTCCGGGCTGTCAGCAGTCTTCCCCGAGCAGTCAGTCAGACGGCAGCCACTGCCCGCTCCTATCGGGCCAAAGCCCCGACAACCCTCCACCGCCTTACGAAGAGGTCCAGTCACCACATGCCAGAGACAGGATGAATAATGGGGACGTCCTGCAGCTCCACGTTGCACTTTCAGACGATAAGGACACATGA